The following proteins are encoded in a genomic region of Candidatus Dormiibacterota bacterium:
- a CDS encoding class I SAM-dependent methyltransferase, with amino-acid sequence MDRVFAALYDRLLAPSERGWLGEERRRLVGRASGDVLEIGGGTGANLAHYGEVDRLVITEPEEPMRRQLERRTRSLGRAVVVDDAPAERLPFADSSFDTVVSTLVLCTVRDPAAALTEIGRVLRPGGRLLFLEHVRGDGRRGRLQARFTPVWRVLAGGCHLDRDTVAAIRQHFEVRELTSLQPRGALEMVVRPGVVGVAVRA; translated from the coding sequence ATGGACCGCGTCTTCGCCGCCCTCTACGACCGGCTCCTGGCGCCCTCGGAGCGCGGCTGGCTGGGCGAGGAACGCCGCCGGCTGGTCGGGCGTGCAAGCGGCGACGTGCTCGAGATCGGGGGCGGGACCGGCGCCAATCTGGCGCACTACGGTGAGGTCGACCGGCTCGTGATCACCGAGCCGGAGGAGCCGATGCGCCGCCAGCTGGAGCGACGGACCCGGTCGCTGGGTCGCGCCGTGGTCGTGGACGATGCGCCGGCGGAGCGCCTCCCCTTCGCCGACTCCAGCTTCGACACGGTGGTGTCCACGCTGGTGCTCTGCACCGTGCGCGACCCCGCCGCCGCACTCACCGAGATCGGCCGCGTGCTCCGCCCCGGTGGCCGGCTGCTCTTCCTCGAGCACGTCCGGGGCGACGGCCGTCGCGGCCGTCTCCAGGCCCGCTTCACCCCTGTGTGGCGAGTCCTCGCCGGCGGCTGCCACCTCGACCGTGACACCGTCGCGGCGATCCGCCAGCATTTCGAGGTGCGCGAGCTCACCTCGCTGCAGCCCCGGGGCGCCCTCGAGATGGTGGTCCGTCCCGGGGTCGTGGGCGTGGCCGTCAGAGCCTGA
- a CDS encoding hydrogenase expression protein HypE: MAGSGSGSPSFRGVSAVDEVHILWMTAGLSCDGDSVSMTAATQPSIEDVLLGTIPGLPKVHLHNPFLAYEVGEEFMEWFYRAERGELDPFVVVFEGSVPNENNKEEGYWAAFGTDRVTQQPITTCEWIDRLVHHAWAVVAVGTCAAYGGIHAMLGNPTGAMGLTDYLGKGWRSRCELPVINVPGCPAKPDNIMETLLAVLWHLAGLTETIPLDQLGRPTWLFNMMAREGCSRTGFNEHADFATGFNSVKCLAKQGCWGSVVNCNVSKRGWMGGIGGCPSVGGICIGCTMPGFPDRFMPFLDTPMGGKLVSELLPPQGLRLRAVRMIANAEVNVEPTWRAPEIT; the protein is encoded by the coding sequence ATGGCCGGGTCCGGGTCCGGGTCCCCCAGCTTCCGCGGTGTCTCCGCCGTGGACGAGGTCCACATCCTCTGGATGACCGCGGGCCTCAGCTGCGACGGCGACTCGGTGTCGATGACCGCGGCCACCCAGCCGAGCATCGAGGACGTCCTCCTCGGCACCATCCCCGGCCTCCCCAAGGTGCACCTTCACAACCCCTTCCTCGCCTACGAGGTCGGCGAGGAATTCATGGAGTGGTTCTACCGTGCGGAGCGCGGTGAGCTCGACCCCTTCGTGGTCGTCTTCGAGGGCTCGGTGCCCAACGAGAACAACAAGGAGGAGGGCTACTGGGCGGCGTTCGGCACCGACCGGGTGACCCAGCAGCCGATCACCACCTGCGAGTGGATCGACCGCCTCGTCCACCACGCCTGGGCGGTGGTCGCCGTCGGCACCTGCGCCGCCTACGGCGGGATCCACGCGATGCTCGGCAACCCGACCGGCGCCATGGGTCTGACCGACTACCTCGGCAAGGGCTGGCGGTCGCGCTGCGAGCTGCCGGTGATCAACGTCCCCGGCTGCCCGGCGAAGCCGGACAACATCATGGAGACCCTCCTGGCCGTCCTCTGGCACCTCGCCGGCCTCACCGAGACCATCCCGCTCGACCAGCTGGGGCGGCCGACCTGGCTGTTCAACATGATGGCGCGCGAGGGCTGCTCCCGCACCGGGTTCAACGAGCACGCCGACTTCGCCACCGGCTTCAACTCCGTCAAGTGCCTCGCCAAGCAGGGCTGCTGGGGCTCGGTGGTCAACTGCAACGTCTCCAAGCGCGGCTGGATGGGCGGCATCGGCGGCTGCCCGAGCGTCGGCGGCATCTGCATCGGCTGCACCATGCCCGGGTTCCCCGACCGGTTCATGCCCTTCCTCGACACGCCGATGGGCGGGAAGCTCGTCTCCGAGCTGCTGCCGCCGCAGGGGCTGCGGCTGCGCGCGGTGCGCATGATCGCCAATGCCGAGGTCAACGTCGAGCCGACCTGGCGCGCCCCGGAGATCACGTGA
- a CDS encoding plastocyanin/azurin family copper-binding protein has product MHGRRRPRTAAAGGGAALLAVVLLAAVHAPLTTGAKVTPTQGGRVLVEESPSGCSAGFCYAPADIDIRDGATVTWFNNSAAAHTVTRCTPAACAGQGPGDGPDALGDSGPFANGASWFFTFRTPGRYVYYCSLHGYRVMHGSVTVHAAGPQATPTPAQPLGVPLPGTP; this is encoded by the coding sequence ATGCACGGGCGTCGCCGGCCCCGGACGGCCGCCGCCGGCGGCGGTGCGGCCCTGCTCGCGGTGGTCCTCCTGGCCGCGGTCCACGCGCCGCTCACCACCGGCGCGAAGGTCACCCCGACCCAGGGCGGCCGCGTGCTCGTCGAGGAGTCGCCGTCGGGGTGCAGCGCCGGCTTCTGCTACGCCCCCGCCGACATCGACATCCGCGACGGCGCCACCGTGACCTGGTTCAACAACAGCGCCGCCGCGCACACCGTCACCCGCTGCACCCCGGCGGCGTGCGCCGGCCAGGGCCCCGGCGACGGCCCCGACGCCCTCGGCGACAGCGGCCCGTTCGCCAACGGCGCCAGCTGGTTCTTCACCTTCCGCACCCCCGGCCGCTACGTCTACTACTGCAGCCTCCACGGCTACCGGGTGATGCACGGCTCGGTCACCGTCCACGCCGCCGGCCCGCAGGCCACGCCCACCCCGGCCCAGCCCCTCGGCGTCCCCCTGCCCGGGACCCCGTGA